A window from Streptomyces sp. NBC_00335 encodes these proteins:
- a CDS encoding ParA family protein, with protein sequence MTTPQKSMDGLDVNSRAGDPSGDKPVGFADYEQVPEGHFYDPDAEYEPDPEYAATLAPDAARQRRERIGPTGRPLPYFPIPGPLTDHGPATIIAMCNQKGGVGKTTSTINLGAALAEYGRRVLLVDFDPQGALSVGLGVNPMELDLTVYNLLMERGMSADEVLLKTAVPNMDLLPSNIDLSAAEVQLVSEVARESTLQRALKPLLPDYDYIVIDCQPSLGLLTVNALTAAHKVIVPLECEFFALRGVALLTETIEKVQERLNPELELDGILATMYDSRTVHSREVLARVVEAFDEHVYHTVIGRTVRFPETTVAGEPITTYASNSVGAAAYRQLAREVLARCPAE encoded by the coding sequence ATGACGACGCCCCAAAAGAGCATGGACGGCCTAGACGTGAACTCCAGGGCCGGCGACCCGAGCGGCGACAAGCCCGTGGGTTTCGCCGACTACGAACAGGTGCCCGAGGGGCATTTCTACGACCCGGACGCGGAGTACGAGCCCGACCCCGAGTACGCGGCCACTCTCGCTCCCGACGCTGCACGCCAGCGCCGTGAGCGGATCGGCCCGACCGGACGGCCGCTGCCGTACTTCCCGATCCCGGGTCCGCTGACCGATCACGGTCCGGCGACGATCATCGCGATGTGCAACCAGAAGGGCGGCGTGGGCAAGACCACGTCGACCATCAACCTGGGTGCGGCGCTGGCGGAGTACGGGCGCCGAGTGCTGCTCGTCGACTTCGACCCGCAGGGCGCGCTGTCGGTCGGCCTCGGGGTCAACCCGATGGAACTCGACCTGACGGTCTACAACCTGCTCATGGAGCGGGGCATGTCGGCCGACGAGGTGCTGCTGAAGACGGCGGTCCCCAACATGGACCTGCTGCCGAGCAACATCGACCTGTCCGCCGCCGAAGTGCAGTTGGTCAGCGAGGTCGCGCGCGAGTCGACGCTGCAGCGGGCCCTGAAGCCCCTGCTGCCCGACTACGACTACATCGTGATCGACTGTCAGCCCTCGCTCGGTCTGCTGACCGTGAACGCCCTGACGGCGGCTCACAAGGTCATCGTGCCGCTGGAGTGCGAGTTCTTCGCACTGCGCGGTGTGGCGCTGCTGACCGAGACCATCGAGAAGGTGCAGGAGCGGCTCAACCCGGAGTTGGAGCTCGACGGCATCCTCGCCACGATGTACGACTCCCGCACGGTGCACAGCCGTGAGGTGCTGGCGCGCGTCGTCGAGGCCTTCGACGAGCACGTCTACCACACGGTCATCGGCCGTACGGTGCGGTTCCCGGAGACCACGGTCGCCGGCGAGCCGATCACCACGTACGCCTCCAACTCCGTCGGTGCCGCCGCCTATCGCCAGCTGGCCAGGGAGGTGCTCGCCCGGTGTCCCGCCGAGTGA
- a CDS encoding pseudouridine synthase, with protein MRSSGNGNGGGNRNSGGGGGGRGSSPRGGSSSGGGGGYRGGGSGGGSGSGGGSRGGSSGGGYQGGGSRGGSSGGGYQGGGSSGGGSRGGSSGGGYQGGGSRGGSSGGGYQGGGSSGGGSRGGSSGGGYQGGGSRGGSSGGGYQGGGSRGGSSGGGYQGGGSSGGYQGGSSDRDREQAPRIRNPRPEERRYDVGPEGERNGRGGAKAGGGGARGAADGNRGGGARGAAARGGAKGGPKVSRTPGIGGAGGPRIGPGSRSGQSKPRELEARIEERVRDRYADKPVIKTPKTFPGAEEEGERLQKVLARAGMGSRRACEELIEQARVEVNGEIVLEQGKRVKPSDEIKVDGLTVATQSYLFFALNKPAGVVSTMEDPDGRQCLGDYVTNRETRLFHVGRLDTETEGIILLTNHGELAHRLTHPKYGVKKTYVAAITGPLPRDIGKRLKDGIELEDGYARADHFRVVDQLGKNYLVEVTLHEGRKHIVRRMLSEAGFPVEKLVRTSFGPIELGDQKSGWLRRLTNTEVGMLMREVGL; from the coding sequence ATGCGAAGCAGCGGCAACGGCAACGGTGGCGGCAACAGGAACAGCGGCGGCGGTGGTGGCGGGCGAGGTAGCTCCCCCCGCGGCGGCTCCTCCAGCGGCGGCGGTGGTGGCTACCGCGGTGGCGGCTCCGGCGGCGGCAGCGGCTCGGGAGGCGGCTCCCGCGGCGGCTCCTCGGGTGGTGGCTACCAGGGTGGCGGCTCCCGCGGCGGCTCCTCCGGTGGTGGCTACCAGGGTGGCGGCAGCTCCGGCGGCGGCTCCCGCGGCGGCTCCTCGGGTGGTGGCTACCAGGGTGGCGGCTCCCGCGGCGGCTCCTCCGGTGGTGGCTACCAGGGTGGCGGCAGCTCCGGCGGCGGCTCCCGCGGCGGCAGCTCGGGCGGTGGCTACCAGGGTGGCGGCTCCCGCGGCGGCTCCTCCGGTGGCGGTTACCAGGGTGGCGGCTCCCGCGGCGGCTCCTCCGGTGGCGGTTACCAGGGTGGCGGCTCCTCCGGCGGTTACCAGGGCGGCAGCTCCGACCGTGACCGCGAGCAGGCCCCCCGCATCCGCAACCCCCGCCCCGAGGAGCGTCGCTACGACGTGGGCCCCGAGGGCGAGCGCAACGGCCGCGGCGGTGCCAAGGCGGGCGGCGGCGGTGCCCGCGGCGCGGCCGACGGCAACCGCGGTGGCGGTGCGCGCGGCGCTGCGGCCCGCGGTGGCGCCAAGGGCGGCCCGAAGGTCTCCCGTACCCCGGGCATCGGCGGCGCCGGCGGCCCGCGCATCGGCCCCGGCTCCCGCAGCGGCCAGTCCAAGCCGCGCGAGCTGGAGGCGCGGATCGAGGAGCGCGTGCGCGACCGGTACGCCGACAAGCCCGTGATCAAGACTCCGAAGACCTTCCCGGGCGCCGAGGAGGAGGGTGAGCGTCTGCAGAAGGTGCTCGCCCGTGCCGGCATGGGTTCGCGCCGTGCGTGCGAGGAGCTCATCGAGCAGGCGCGCGTCGAGGTCAACGGCGAGATCGTCCTGGAGCAGGGCAAGCGCGTGAAGCCCTCGGACGAGATCAAGGTGGACGGCCTGACCGTCGCCACCCAGTCGTACCTGTTCTTCGCGCTGAACAAGCCGGCCGGCGTCGTCTCCACCATGGAGGACCCGGACGGCCGCCAGTGCCTCGGTGACTACGTCACCAACCGCGAGACGCGTCTCTTCCACGTCGGCCGGCTCGACACCGAGACCGAGGGCATCATCCTGCTCACCAACCACGGTGAGCTGGCCCACCGCCTCACGCACCCGAAGTACGGCGTGAAGAAGACCTACGTCGCCGCCATCACCGGCCCGCTGCCGCGCGACATCGGCAAGCGCCTCAAGGACGGCATCGAGCTGGAGGACGGCTACGCCCGCGCCGACCACTTCCGCGTCGTCGACCAGCTCGGCAAGAACTACCTGGTCGAGGTGACCCTCCACGAGGGCCGCAAGCACATCGTCCGCCGCATGCTGTCCGAGGCCGGCTTCCCGGTCGAGAAGCTCGTGCGGACCTCGTTCGGCCCGATCGAGCTCGGTGACCAGAAGTCCGGCTGGCTGCGCCGCCTGACCAACACCGAGGTCGGCATGCTCATGCGCGAGGTCGGTCTCTAG
- the ald gene encoding alanine dehydrogenase: MKVGIPREVKNNEFRVAITPAGVHELVRNGHQVFVEQNAGVGSSITDAEYVSAGAEILGTADEVWATADLLLKVKEPIAEEYHRLRKDQTLFTYLHLAASRECTDALLESGTTAIAYETVETANRALPLLAPMSEVAGRLAPQVGAYHLMRSVGGRGVLPGGVPGTHAGECVVIGGGVSGWNAVQIAVGMGFHVTLLDRDINKLREADKIFGTKIKTIVSNAFELEKAVIEADLVIGAVLIPGAKAPKLVTNELVAKMKPGSVLVDIAIDQGGCFEDSRATTHAEPTFQVHNSVFYCVANMPGAVPNTSTYALTNATLPYIVQLANLGWVEALRRDPALALGLNTHDGQVVYREVAEAHGLETLELSSLLG, encoded by the coding sequence ATGAAGGTCGGCATCCCCCGCGAGGTCAAGAACAACGAGTTCCGGGTCGCCATCACGCCTGCCGGCGTGCATGAGCTGGTCCGCAACGGCCACCAGGTCTTCGTCGAGCAGAACGCCGGTGTGGGCTCCTCGATCACGGACGCGGAGTACGTGTCCGCCGGCGCCGAGATCCTCGGCACCGCCGACGAGGTCTGGGCGACCGCCGACCTGCTGCTGAAGGTCAAGGAGCCCATCGCCGAGGAGTACCACCGCCTCCGCAAGGACCAGACCCTCTTCACCTACCTGCACCTCGCGGCCTCCCGCGAGTGCACGGACGCCCTGCTGGAGTCCGGCACCACCGCCATCGCGTACGAGACGGTCGAGACGGCGAACCGCGCCCTCCCGCTGCTCGCCCCGATGTCCGAGGTCGCGGGCCGTCTGGCCCCGCAGGTCGGCGCCTACCACCTGATGCGCTCGGTCGGCGGCCGCGGCGTGCTCCCCGGCGGCGTCCCCGGCACCCACGCCGGCGAGTGCGTGGTCATCGGCGGCGGCGTCTCCGGCTGGAACGCCGTGCAGATCGCCGTCGGCATGGGCTTCCACGTGACCCTGCTGGACCGCGACATCAACAAGCTCCGCGAGGCCGACAAGATCTTCGGCACGAAGATCAAGACGATCGTCTCCAACGCCTTCGAGCTGGAGAAGGCCGTCATCGAGGCCGACCTCGTCATCGGCGCGGTGCTGATCCCGGGTGCGAAGGCCCCGAAGCTGGTCACCAACGAGCTCGTCGCCAAGATGAAGCCCGGAAGTGTCCTTGTCGACATTGCGATCGACCAGGGCGGCTGCTTCGAGGACTCCCGCGCGACCACTCACGCCGAGCCGACCTTCCAGGTCCACAACTCGGTCTTCTACTGCGTCGCCAACATGCCGGGCGCGGTGCCGAACACCTCCACCTACGCGCTCACCAACGCCACGCTGCCCTACATCGTGCAGCTCGCGAACCTCGGCTGGGTCGAGGCGCTGCGTCGCGACCCGGCGCTCGCGCTGGGCCTCAACACCCATGACGGCCAGGTCGTTTACCGCGAGGTCGCCGAGGCGCACGGTCTCGAGACCCTTGAGCTGAGCTCGCTGCTCGGCTGA
- the pnuC gene encoding nicotinamide riboside transporter PnuC, whose translation MGWQTSWTEILGFVTGAVCVWLVARQHIANWPIGIANNVFFIVLFAQAGLYADAGLQIVFIALAAYGWWSWTHGGGPGTTTALPVRRTTAAEWTVLAAAGAVGVLGLTLLLSRATDSTVPFWDALTTGLSLMATYGQCRKLVESWWLWIAADLVYIPLYAYKGLYLTSLLYVGFLALCVAGLLGWRRALPARGATAETAATAVTS comes from the coding sequence ATGGGATGGCAGACGAGCTGGACCGAGATCCTCGGGTTCGTCACGGGGGCCGTGTGCGTCTGGCTGGTCGCCCGGCAGCACATCGCGAACTGGCCGATCGGCATCGCGAACAACGTCTTCTTCATCGTGCTCTTCGCCCAGGCGGGCCTCTACGCCGACGCCGGGCTGCAGATCGTCTTCATCGCCCTCGCCGCGTACGGCTGGTGGTCCTGGACCCACGGGGGTGGACCAGGCACCACCACGGCCCTGCCCGTGCGCCGCACCACGGCCGCCGAGTGGACCGTGCTGGCCGCGGCGGGGGCGGTGGGGGTGCTCGGTCTGACCCTGCTGCTGAGCCGGGCCACCGACTCCACCGTCCCGTTCTGGGACGCCCTGACGACCGGGCTCTCGCTCATGGCCACGTACGGGCAGTGCCGCAAGCTCGTCGAGTCCTGGTGGCTGTGGATCGCCGCGGACCTCGTCTACATCCCGCTGTACGCCTACAAGGGCCTGTACCTGACCTCCCTGCTCTACGTCGGCTTCCTCGCCCTGTGCGTGGCCGGACTGCTCGGCTGGCGCCGGGCCCTCCCGGCCCGCGGGGCGACGGCGGAGACGGCGGCGACGGCGGTGACTTCGTGA
- a CDS encoding segregation and condensation protein A, with amino-acid sequence MPPPAEPGLPPRRSLGRGPGVSVPEEERELPGPPVVAVPVPEAPGEPERPGEAEEAPEGGPGGPERAGEVEGIEGAVPASLETLAVPPASSAEDGRFTVHLGNFEGPFDLLLQLISRHKLDVTEVALSEVTNEFMAHIRAMGPDWDLDQTTEFLVVAATLLDLKAARLLPVAEVEDEADLALLEARDLLFARLLQYRAYKRIADIFQDRAETEGKRYPRTVGLEPHLAELLPEVVISIGGEGLARLAVKAMQPRAKPQVYVDHIHAPLVSVREQAGLVVALLKARGEATFQELTEDAADTLTVVARFLALLELYREKAVVLDQEEALATLTVRWSGGDGDGMPTVTDEFDQIVEVKE; translated from the coding sequence ATGCCCCCTCCCGCCGAACCCGGCCTCCCGCCCCGCCGCTCGCTGGGCCGCGGCCCGGGTGTCTCCGTACCGGAGGAGGAGAGGGAGCTCCCCGGACCTCCTGTCGTGGCCGTACCGGTCCCTGAGGCCCCTGGGGAGCCCGAGAGGCCAGGAGAGGCCGAGGAGGCCCCCGAGGGCGGCCCCGGGGGCCCCGAGAGGGCCGGGGAGGTTGAGGGGATCGAGGGGGCCGTACCGGCTTCCCTGGAGACCCTGGCGGTGCCTCCCGCGTCCTCGGCCGAGGACGGGCGGTTCACGGTGCACCTCGGGAACTTCGAGGGGCCCTTCGACCTGCTGCTGCAGTTGATCTCCCGGCACAAGCTCGACGTCACCGAGGTCGCGCTGTCGGAGGTCACCAACGAGTTCATGGCGCACATCCGTGCGATGGGGCCCGACTGGGACCTCGACCAGACGACCGAGTTCCTCGTCGTCGCCGCCACCCTGCTCGACCTGAAGGCGGCCCGGCTGCTGCCCGTCGCCGAGGTCGAGGACGAGGCGGACCTCGCGCTGCTGGAGGCCCGGGACCTGCTGTTCGCGCGGCTGCTGCAGTACCGGGCGTACAAGCGGATCGCCGACATCTTCCAGGACCGGGCCGAGACCGAGGGCAAGCGCTACCCGCGCACCGTCGGGCTGGAACCCCACCTCGCCGAGCTGCTCCCCGAGGTGGTCATCAGCATCGGCGGCGAGGGTCTGGCGCGGCTCGCGGTCAAGGCCATGCAGCCCCGGGCGAAGCCCCAGGTGTACGTGGACCACATCCACGCGCCCCTCGTGAGCGTCCGGGAGCAGGCCGGGCTGGTCGTGGCGCTGCTCAAGGCGCGCGGCGAGGCCACCTTCCAGGAGCTCACCGAGGACGCCGCCGACACCCTCACCGTCGTGGCGCGCTTCCTGGCCCTCCTGGAGCTCTACCGGGAGAAGGCGGTGGTCCTGGACCAGGAGGAGGCCCTGGCGACGCTCACGGTGCGCTGGAGCGGCGGGGACGGGGACGGCATGCCGACGGTGACGGACGAGTTCGACCAGATCGTGGAGGTCAAGGAATGA
- the scpB gene encoding SMC-Scp complex subunit ScpB — protein sequence MSETAAPVAGLALKPALEAVLMVVDEPATEAHLAKVLERTPREVARALRELVDEYEVQGRGFELRLVAGGWRFYSRADYAPAVEAFVLDGQQARLTQAALETMAVVAYRQPVSRSRVSAVRGVNCDGVMRTLLQRGLVEEAGTEPETGAILYRTTNYFLERMGLRGLDELPELAPFLPEADAIEAETQEGVPSFDPDSPDTDEDDKTTEL from the coding sequence ATGAGCGAGACGGCGGCCCCCGTGGCCGGGCTGGCGTTGAAGCCCGCCCTGGAGGCGGTCCTCATGGTCGTGGACGAGCCGGCGACCGAGGCGCACCTGGCGAAGGTGCTGGAGCGGACCCCGCGCGAGGTCGCGCGGGCGCTGCGCGAGCTGGTGGACGAGTACGAGGTCCAGGGCCGCGGATTCGAATTGCGGCTCGTCGCCGGGGGCTGGCGGTTCTACAGCCGGGCGGACTACGCGCCGGCGGTGGAGGCCTTCGTCCTGGACGGCCAGCAGGCCCGTCTCACCCAGGCGGCGCTGGAGACGATGGCCGTGGTCGCGTACCGCCAGCCGGTCAGCCGGTCGCGGGTCTCGGCGGTGCGCGGAGTCAACTGCGACGGGGTCATGCGCACCCTCCTCCAGCGGGGTCTGGTGGAGGAGGCGGGGACGGAACCCGAAACAGGTGCGATCCTGTACAGGACGACGAACTACTTTCTGGAGCGGATGGGCCTGCGTGGCCTGGACGAGCTCCCGGAGCTCGCGCCCTTCCTCCCCGAGGCGGACGCGATCGAAGCCGAGACGCAAGAGGGTGTTCCGTCGTTCGATCCGGACTCTCCGGATACCGATGAAGACGACAAGACGACGGAACTTTGA